Genomic DNA from Rhizophagus irregularis chromosome 1, complete sequence:
TTCAATACAAGATGATGAATTTTGTACGGCTCTTGTTGAAGAAGAAACTGATATTTTGTTTTCTGATGTTTGTACCAATGAAGAGGAAAAACTATGGGAATGTGGAATCATTCCGTATATTTTCAATGATAATGTATCTGAAGAACTTAAAGACATTATAAAGGAAGCAATGAAAAGGATCGCCAAAGTATCTATCATAAGATTCATAGAGATAACAGACAAAAGTGATTACATCAAAATTATTGATGGAGGGAGATTTGCTTCCTACGTGGGTAGGAAGGAAGGCAAACAGGTtcagatttattaattttatattctgtCAATATACCATTTGTTGTCTcccatttttatttcatttcgCAATTATACAGGAATTATATGTTTCTATGGATAAAAGAAGTGGCCATATCTTATAGGCAGTTCTATGCATGAACTGATGCATGTGCTCGGATTTCATCATGAGCACTGTCGTCCAGATCGGGATCAATTTTTGAAAGTTAGAAGCAATaccaaaaattataagaaacgGCCAGCATCGGATACTGTCTGTTATGGTCCGTATGATCCCAAATCTATTATGCATTACCCTCTAGGTCCAGATATGActtcaaaacaaaaaataaatgctaAAATAGGTTTGCATATGACtctttctatttatttatactactTCGCATAATAACATTTTCTTACAACTCAGGTCAACGGGATAGTTTAAGTGCTGGTGATATAAATGCGCTCAGTAATCTTTATTCTTACACAACTAAGTTACGTTTAATACTAAACAAGGATACATCCTATAGGCAATGCtacaataaacaaaatatatacaaaaagtAAGGAGGTCTTAGAACGCACCTTTGGTGGTCTCACTTGTTCCtaactaaggttgcttgtctaaacctcttcaaaatcctacgattagtttcatcaaaattttactatagatttattatagtttcggcagagtttcagcagtttcggcatttataataagtttcggcagtttcgcctttctccaaagtttcgccaattttaatataactttaatatagtttcggcagaatttcgcttttcggcgaaacgccatcttgcctaaacacctaggtttcggcaagcaaccttattcCTAACAGTATATACGAAACGTAAAAAAGTCTCTACAACCTGTTACGCAATATTAGGTATCTGTAGATTCCATTTTTCTACACATCATTGCGAAGTACCACTTAAGAAAACCAtagtttttatatagaatttatcaaaatgtACCAGGATGTGGcacgacttttttttttatattttttactcaAGATAATTATCTCAGCTTTAATAAAAGGTGCATTATTACAGATATCCaactattttttgtattaattagaTATTTTGTGAGTCCATAATCACATAACTATAAAGACATATGCCATAATAGCGATATATCGTATAAAAAGAGGAAAAACAAAACCAAAACTATGTCatcatttttttcgtttaataGGAGAAGCCCTTTGGATATTTAGGCGAAACCAGAGATGTGCTTTATTACTTGCCAATTTGTGAGATGCTATagctaatataataataaaaaaatactagaCACTCTGCACACGAGATTAATAATACACTTCTCAGTGGATCGACTGCGGAGAAGAATACTAGTGGACGACGGATATCCACTGCGGATAAGAATATAAATGGAAACAACAAGACCGTGACCCGTAGGTCACGATTGCCTTACTTCAAGTAATCTAATTGAAACAGATATGGTGATAACGTTGACAAACAGGATTAAATCGAATGTATAATTTTCTATTCAGTCGTAGACTGCCCAAAGGCAGGGTTGGGAATTGTACTAGTACAGTACTAGTACAGTATAGTACAGTACTAAGTACTGTACTTGTACTTGAAAATTTAGTACAAATACAATTTTAGTacatactattaataaattttattggttaattttataaatataaacaatattaatcacatgatatctacctaaaatggttaaattatatcctaaaaagtaataattgtattagtaCAGTATACTTAGTACTTGTACGAAATTTTTGCTAGTACAGTACGTACTAGAATTTTGCTAGTACAGGTGTACTACCACAACCCTGCCCAAAGGGCACATGTTCAGTCACTTGATGgtataactaataataaaagtacatatcaaaactttaaaatcgTGTTAAAACATATTCTTTATTGATAGTGGGTTTACTTGCGACTGAAGGATATGAATGCATTTTTACTAGTACTaatgatcaaaaaataatatgcaatAACTCtcccaattttttaaaaaagactagctataataatttttcgaatACCATATCCGCCGATCTGCAGAATGGAAGGAATGCACCATATATATGGTCATCTAATGACGATCAGTACCAGGTTTATAATTTGGGAAATTAAACACGTAAACCATATAAATAAACCCGTGaaccatataaataaacaCGTGAAGATTATcactaataattgaaaaaaatcttattttcaACAATGGAAATAATATCCGATAGAGAAAATATTACTGACCAAGAAAATATTGACGAATTTCAAATTGAAGAAGTTTCCACTTATccaataaacaataatattttgtatcgTGAACGTGTAAATAAAGTCACTAAACGTAGCTTCAACtatgtaattataaaagaagGTGTTTATCCTAATGGAACTCAAACTGGACCAAAGAGTCTACAAGATTCAGTAATTTGTAGTAGTACCAGCAacaacaaatgaaaaaaaagaccaGTTCAACAATATAAGATTCCACATGGTTATATTGTAGAAACAACTTGGGGACGTGCATCCAAAAAGAAGACTATTCGTTGtgaaattgattatattaatgaaataccACAATTTCGTATTAAATATGGCTCCAACTTTCAATATGTTGTTTTTTTGAGCAAATCTCCATCTGATGCAGCATATAATTATGAGAGAGTAtgtactatataaattttttactatataatactaattattaattaattgcagGTATTATTCCTTGCATTTTTCAGGCTTTAAAACCAGAAACAAAAGCTACTCTTTCAGGTCCTCTTGTGTTTGGATTACAAttaaaaagtgtaaaaaaagCACGTGAATCCAGGAAAAGAggcaatttaattaaaccaGCCATCAATTGTACTTCATCAACGCTTGAAAAACgtgcaaaaaaaattgcatcAAAAGTGCGGGCtagttttaataatgatatcaaAGGAGTTTATCACCAATCTGACGAAATTGTATTAAAATCAGTTGAATTTTCAGTTAATAAACTGGATTTTCAATTAGATTATGAAGAAGGTGAAAATCAAATGGAAAAAGGTCATCAACTTCAATCTATAGTGAAAGCTATAGATCAAGGACAAATACCAAGAGATTCTTATCGAGATTTAGCTGCTGCAAGCATCATTTACCACGTGAAAATACTGTTTCTAATGAGCAAATTGCAATTACCAAacatatgaataaaataattaaattttcgttGGTGAATATGaaagataaaaatgaattaaataatattacatctCAAGAACCAGATATTACGAACCCTGAGATTGTACAAGAAGTTATTAATACTATGGGATTAGGAATTCGTCGTAGTGCAAAAGATATTTTGGTCTATCTAATTCCTCAATTGCAAAAACAGCAGATCTTAAAATCATCAGATCCAATTATACATCTGCGTGTTTCTGGAGATGGTAGAAACGTTGGACGGAAGATCAAACATGTCATGGTGacatttatgattttaaaccATGAAAATCGACATCACCATGCAGATTATCATTACACTGTGGCGTTATATCCTGGTACTGAAAAATATGATACGCTTAAATTTATGTTAAGTCTCTTTATTAATGAACTAAAATCATTCAAAGAAAATGGGTTAGAAGTCTCAGGAATTTTGTGGAAATTTGAACTATACTTCAGTTCCGATTGGAAATTTTTGGCTATTTGTCTTGGATTAAATGGCCCTACTGCAAACTATTTTTGCCCCTGGTGCTGTTGTTCAAAGAATCAAATTGGagatttgaataaaaattggtGTATTGAAAAAAGTATAGATCAACTTATAACAAACTATAATGAAATCAACGGACATATTAATCCTCCTCTCTTTAGTATGATTCCAATAGAAAACATAATCTTTGATGAATTACATGCTCTCTTACGAATTACTGATAGACTCTGGGAATTGATGCTTGCAGAAATCCAAGAAAATGGTTTGTTTAATGATCTGACACGAAGTGTTATTTTGGGTGAAATGCAAAGATTAAAAGTGTCTTTTCACTTCTGGGAAGATGAAAAATCTCACATTTGGAAATATACATCTCTTATGGGAGATG
This window encodes:
- a CDS encoding uncharacterized protein (SECRETED:cutsite_SSS-DT; SECRETED:prob_0.5070); SECRETED:SignalP(1-23) codes for the protein MNLMIDTLAILFIASFIMSLSSSDTLSLKIYGMIPHSHSFSSSLVQTSENKISVSSSTRAVQNSSSCIELISNILKIIGKYKKYYNE